One genomic segment of Hordeum vulgare subsp. vulgare chromosome 2H, MorexV3_pseudomolecules_assembly, whole genome shotgun sequence includes these proteins:
- the LOC123428939 gene encoding glutathione S-transferase U20-like: MKDHVDFWANGFGMRVRIALRELGVAFDYVEEDLRMGERSDLVRRMNPVHRSVPIFIHRGRPVCGSLNILDYIDEVWSAPGETRRLLPGDPAGRADARFWADFIDHKVFATQTRFLKSKGGEKHVAKEELVEQLKRLEEVLGDKEHFSGDEFGFLDMVLIPFSSMFRGYEQHGGFDLEVECPKLMRWVKRCKERESVRAVLPDETKMYELHKEWYGIE, encoded by the exons ATGAAAGATCATGTCGACTTCTGGGCCAACGGCTTCGGCATGCGGGTGCGGATCGCGCTGCGCGAGCTCGGCGTGGcgttcgactacgtcgaggaagacctCCGCATGGGCGAGAGGAGCGACCTGGTGCGGCGCATGAACCCCGTCCACCGCTCGGTGCCCATCTTCATCCACCGCGGCCGTCCGGTCTGCGGCTCCCTCAACATCCTCGATTACATCGACGAGGTGTGGAGTGCACCGGGCGAGACCCGCCGCTTGCTCCCCGGCGACCCTGCCGGCAGGGCCGACGCCAGGTTCTGGGCCGACTTCATTGACCACAAG GTGTTTGCTACTCAGACAAGGTTCCTGAAGAGCAAGGGTGGGGAGAAACATGTGGCCAAGGAAGAGTTGGTTGAGCAACTCAAACGCCTGGAGGAGGTGCTCGGGGACAAGGAACATTTTTCTGGTGACGAATTCGGGTTCTTGGACATGGTCCTCATCCCATTTTCAAGCATGTTTCGTGGGTACGAGCAGCATGGAGGGTTTGACCTCGAGGTTGAGTGCCCCAAGCTCATGCGATGGGTGAAGAGGTGCAAGGAGAGGGAGAGCGTAAGAGCGGTTCTTCCGGATGAGACCAAGATGTACGAATTACACAAGGAGTGGTACGGTATTGAGTAG
- the LOC123431289 gene encoding ABC transporter D family member 1-like isoform X2, producing MPSLQLLQLTERGCGLLVSRRRTLAVVSGALVAGGALAYARSGRCQRRRGRLEAAVNDGDDALGRNGERLGHNDTDGRLVGTMKRRKSALKSLHFLAAILLKKIGPSGTRYLLGLMLTAVEPRDRGG from the exons atGCCGTCCCTGCAGCTGCTGCAGCTCACCGAGCGTGGTTGCGGGCTGCTCGTGTCCCGGAG GAGGACGCTGGCGGTTGTCTCCGGCGCGCTGGTCGCTGGCGGGGCGTTGGCGTACGCGCGGTCGGGCCGATGCCAAAGGAGGAGAGGCCGTCTGGAGGCCGCTGTCAATGATGGTGACGATGCATTGGGCAGGAATGGGGAGAGGCTGGGTCACAACGACACGGATGGCCGGTTGGTCGGGACGATGAAGCGGAGGAAGAGCGCGCTGAAATCTTTGCATTTCTTGGCTGCTATCCTGCTCAAGAAGATTGGACCGAGTGGCACGCGATACCTTCTTGGCTTGATGTTGACAGCC GTGGAGCCACGAGACAGAGGAGGCTAG
- the LOC123431289 gene encoding ABC transporter D family member 1-like isoform X1 encodes MPSLQLLQLTERGCGLLVSRRRTLAVVSGALVAGGALAYARSGRCQRRRGRLEAAVNDGDDALGRNGERLGHNDTDGRLVGTMKRRKSALKSLHFLAAILLKKIGPSGTRYLLGLMLTAVSSDNFTELAVVHKQCHVFTAPEEANS; translated from the exons atGCCGTCCCTGCAGCTGCTGCAGCTCACCGAGCGTGGTTGCGGGCTGCTCGTGTCCCGGAG GAGGACGCTGGCGGTTGTCTCCGGCGCGCTGGTCGCTGGCGGGGCGTTGGCGTACGCGCGGTCGGGCCGATGCCAAAGGAGGAGAGGCCGTCTGGAGGCCGCTGTCAATGATGGTGACGATGCATTGGGCAGGAATGGGGAGAGGCTGGGTCACAACGACACGGATGGCCGGTTGGTCGGGACGATGAAGCGGAGGAAGAGCGCGCTGAAATCTTTGCATTTCTTGGCTGCTATCCTGCTCAAGAAGATTGGACCGAGTGGCACGCGATACCTTCTTGGCTTGATGTTGACAGCCGTAAGTTCAGACAATTTTACAGAATTGGCAGTTGTTCATAAGCAATGCCATGTTTTTACCGCGCCCGAAGAAGCGAACAGCTAG
- the LOC123431290 gene encoding cytochrome P450 94B3-like has protein sequence MAIALAAFLLLLTLAAVFLLHAHAHVHTHAWRLRKAAAPYPLLGHLPQFLANRHRILDWMTEVLARQPTCTLVFHRPGGERGIITANPANLEHAMRPGFHNYPKGPRFTSALHDFLGHGILNVDGQAWRAQRKAASYEFNTRSLRLFVARTVHGELHGRLLPLLRRAAASGRTVDLQDALERYAFDNICRVAFDHDPRQLPDEDDAATESTESSRFADAFRDAANLSAGRFRYAVPGLWKIKKALNMGSERRLCESIAVVHGFADAIIRARREEMGTGCEKHDLLSRFMASELGLGERSHTDADLRDAVISFLLAGRETTSSALTWFFWLLSSRPDVVRRIRDEVAAVRARRPGRGAGFDLDELREMHYVHAAITESMRLYPPVPVNSVQARAADVLPDGTAVGAGWFVSYNAYAMGRMESVWGEDARAYRPERWLDTAEGTFRPESPFRYIVFHAGPRICLGKEMAYIQMKSVVACVVEELELAVDGEYTPRQVASLTLRMADGLPVRVKPFPTYVEGN, from the coding sequence ATGGCAATCGCTTTGGCAGCCTTCCTGCTGCTGCTAACGCTCGCAGCTGTCTTCCTTCTCCACGCTCATGCCCATGTCCATACTCATGCCTGGAGACTCCGCAAGGCGGCGGCGCCGTACCCTCTGCTCGGCCACCTTCCGCAGTTCCTGGCGAACCGGCACCGCATACTGGACTGGATGACCGAGGTGCTCGCGCGCCAGCCCACCTGCACGCTCGTCTTCCACCGCCCGGGCGGCGAGCGCGGCATCATCACCGCCAACCCGGCCAACCTGGAGCACGCCATGCGCCCCGGCTTCCACAACTACCCCAAGGGCCCGCGCTTCACGTCGGCGCTCCACGACTTCCTCGGCCACGGCATCCTCAACGTCGACGGCCAGGCGTGGCGCGCGCAGCGCAAGGCCGCGAGCTACGAGTTCAACACGCGCTCGCTGCGCCTCTTCGTCGCCCGCACCGTGCACGGCGAGCTCCACGGCAGGCTGCTCCCGCTCctgcgccgcgccgccgcctccggccGCACGGTCGACCTGCAGGACGCGCTCGAGCGCTACGCGTTTGATAACATCTGCCGCGTCGCCTTCGACCACGACCCCCGGCAGCTCCCGGACGAGGATGATGCCGCGACCGAGAGTACTGAGAGCAGCAGGTTCGCCGACGCGTTCCGTGACGCCGCCAATCTCAGCGCGGGCAGGTTCCGTTACGCCGTCCCGGGGCTCTGGAAGATAAAGAAGGCGCTCAACATGGGCTCCGAGCGGCGCCTCTGCGAGTCCATCGCCGTGGTGCACGGCTTCGCCGATGCCATCATCCGGGCGCGGCGGGAGGAGATGGGCACGGGCTGCGAGAAGCACGACCTGCTGTCGCGGTTCATGGCGAGCGAGCTGGGGCTGGGCGAGAGGAGCCACACCGATGCGGACCTCCGCGACGCGGTGATCAGCTTcctgctcgccggccgggagacgACGTCCTCCGCGCTCACCTGGTTCTTCTGGCTGCTGTCCTCGCGCCCGGACGTGGTGCGCCGCATCCGCGACGAGGTCGCCGCCGTGCGCGCCCGCCGTCCCGGCAGAGGAGCCGGGTTCGACCTCGACGAGCTGAGGGAGATGCACTACGTGCACGCGGCCATCACGGAGTCGATGCGGCTGTACCCGCCGGTGCCGGTGAACTCGGTGCAGGCGCGGGCGGCGGACGTTCTGCCCGACGGCACGGCGGTGGGGGCGGGGTGGTTCGTGTCGTACAACGCGTACGCGATGGGGCGGATGGAGTCGGTGTGGGGCGAGGACGCGCGAGCGTACCGGCCGGAGCGGTGGCTGGACACGGCGGAGGGGACGTTCCGGCCGGAGAGCCCGTTCAGGTACATCGTGTTCCATGCTGGGCCGAGGATCTGCCTCGGCAAGGAGATGGCCTACATCCAGATGAAGTCCGTCGTGGCGTGCGTGGTGGAGGAGTTGGAGCTGGCCGTCGACGGCGAGTACACGCCGCGCCAGGTGGCCTCGCTGACGCTGCGGATGGCCGACGGGCTCCCGGTCAGGGTCAAGCCTTTTCCTACGTACGTAGAGGGAAATTGA